One window from the genome of Cryptomeria japonica chromosome 6, Sugi_1.0, whole genome shotgun sequence encodes:
- the LOC131068673 gene encoding uncharacterized protein LOC131068673 — MRIRKRSIAALSLSLSPTSMEKRPDVSCSSREEEQMIKEKQFLFPLLAAAMDVQAHAQFGEQEGHAKIAQIQSRPLHKWKNALIRCTTETQVLQESGEGDNSSYVWDGIVSDRKTGGDKFRLITSEGGCEKDFDVGVGAAMKKQRSKSNCTKKTFPKMKGNEVKADDDEDNKNVHAGSQCRRRNGRGWRCSERTLVGYYLCEHHLGKGRLKSINNSAVSVVGNGKGTKFKDLHLIHAATSAL; from the exons ATGAGGATCCGAAAGCGTTCCATTGCTGCGTTATCCTTGTCCTTGTCGCCCACTTCTATGGAGAAGCGCCCTGACGTCTCATGTTCGAGTCGCGAGGAGGAGCAGATGATCAAGGAAAAGCAGTTTCTTTTCCCTCTCTTGGCGGCGGCCATGGACGTCCAGGCCCATGCCCAGTTTGGGGAACAAGAAGGTCATGCAAAAATTGCTCAGATTCAGTCTCGCCCGCTGCACAAATGGAAGAATGCACTGATTCGATGCACCACAGAAACCCAGGTTCTCCAG GAAAGCGGGGAAGGCGATAACTCGTCATACGTATGGGATGGGATTGTGAG TGATAGGAAAACTGGAGGGGATAAATTCAGACTAATCACAAGCGAAG GTGGGTGTGAGAAGGATTTCGATGTGGGTGTGGGTGCTGCCAtgaagaagcaaagaagcaagtcgAACTGCACCAAAAAAACTTTTCCTAAGATGAAGGGAAACGAGGTGAaagctgatgatgatgaagataataAGAATGTGCACGCAGGATCTCAGTGCAGGAGGAGGAATGGAAGGGGCTGGCGGTGCTCTGAAAGGACTCTTGTGGGATATTATTTGTGCGAGCATCATCTGGGAAAGGGCAGATTGAAGAGTATTAACAATAGCGCAGTTTCAGTTGTAGGGAATGGTAAGGGTACCAAATTCAAAGATTTGCATCTTATACACGCTGCTACTTCTGCTTTGTAA